Proteins found in one Arcobacter sp. F2176 genomic segment:
- a CDS encoding cupin domain-containing protein: protein MKKKNIFDKVIVDKNNEEYITLLREKSVRVERIVSNGQKSEDNFWYEQDENEFILVLEGDAILEFEDKREVELKKGDFLDIKAREKHRIKYTSTSQPTIWLAIFYNNN, encoded by the coding sequence ATGAAGAAAAAAAATATATTTGATAAAGTTATTGTTGATAAAAATAATGAAGAATATATCACTTTATTAAGAGAAAAAAGTGTTAGAGTTGAAAGAATTGTTTCAAATGGACAAAAAAGTGAAGATAACTTTTGGTATGAGCAAGATGAAAATGAGTTTATATTAGTTTTAGAAGGTGATGCTATTCTTGAGTTTGAAGATAAAAGAGAAGTTGAATTAAAAAAAGGTGATTTCTTAGATATAAAAGCAAGGGAAAAACATAGAATAAAATATACTTCGACAAGCCAGCCCACAATTTGGCTAGCTATTTTTTATAATAATAATTAA
- a CDS encoding efflux transporter outer membrane subunit, which produces MKINKLIHIFISFSLSFFLSACSLIDSNYKQPTAPVPVNWPKGEAYKEQINPNINKALVWENMILDEKLKKVIKIALSQNRSIKESIANIESARATYKVQHAGEFPSIDAGVSGTKARSLNSSNSNKDTSSISENYKATVGLSSYELDFFGKARNLSKADFQKYLSVQEAQKVTRITTIAEVTNAWLTLAADKSLLDFAKETLNSSKKSLDIVQQRVKLGVDSKVTLYNVQTVYYQALADIEKYKTQVAQDLNALNLLVGENVKEELLPSSLDEKKEYLATIPVGLSSDVLLNRPDILQAEHDLKAANANISVARAAYFPSISITTSAGIASSALNNLFTGGAASIWSFVPSISLPIFDWGSKGASLDYAKSQRNMYIAKYEFAIQTAFKEVADALARFGTIENQLNAQKNLVDVSKNSFFLSQKRYKSGIDTYLNALSSQRNLYNVEQNLISLRLTKINNRVTLYRVLANDDK; this is translated from the coding sequence ATGAAAATAAATAAACTAATCCATATATTTATCTCTTTTTCTTTATCATTTTTTCTTAGTGCTTGTAGTTTAATAGACTCAAACTATAAACAACCAACAGCTCCTGTACCAGTAAATTGGCCTAAAGGTGAAGCATATAAAGAGCAAATAAATCCAAATATAAATAAAGCCCTTGTATGGGAAAATATGATTTTAGATGAAAAGCTTAAAAAAGTTATTAAAATAGCACTTAGCCAAAATCGTTCAATAAAAGAATCAATAGCAAATATAGAATCTGCAAGAGCCACATATAAAGTACAACATGCAGGAGAATTTCCATCAATTGATGCAGGAGTTTCTGGTACTAAAGCTCGTTCATTAAATAGTTCAAACTCTAACAAAGATACATCAAGTATCTCTGAAAATTATAAAGCAACTGTTGGTTTAAGCTCATATGAACTAGACTTTTTTGGAAAAGCAAGAAATTTATCTAAGGCAGATTTTCAAAAGTATTTATCTGTACAAGAAGCTCAAAAAGTTACTAGAATAACTACTATTGCAGAAGTAACAAATGCTTGGTTAACCTTAGCTGCTGACAAAAGCTTACTAGATTTTGCAAAAGAGACTTTAAATAGTAGTAAAAAAAGTTTGGACATTGTACAACAAAGAGTTAAATTAGGTGTAGATTCAAAAGTTACTCTTTATAATGTTCAAACAGTTTATTACCAAGCACTAGCAGACATTGAAAAATATAAAACTCAAGTTGCACAAGACTTAAATGCACTTAATTTATTAGTAGGTGAAAATGTAAAAGAAGAGTTATTGCCCTCTTCTTTAGATGAGAAAAAAGAGTATTTAGCAACTATTCCAGTTGGTTTATCTTCTGATGTTTTATTAAATCGTCCAGATATATTACAAGCTGAACATGATTTAAAAGCTGCAAATGCAAATATTAGTGTTGCAAGAGCTGCTTACTTTCCTTCTATTTCTATTACTACAAGTGCTGGAATTGCTAGTAGTGCTTTAAATAATCTTTTCACAGGAGGAGCTGCTTCTATTTGGTCTTTTGTTCCAAGTATCTCTTTACCAATTTTTGATTGGGGTTCAAAAGGGGCTTCTTTGGATTATGCTAAGTCCCAAAGAAATATGTACATAGCCAAATATGAATTTGCTATTCAAACTGCTTTTAAAGAAGTTGCAGATGCCCTTGCTAGATTTGGAACAATAGAAAATCAATTAAATGCACAAAAAAACCTAGTAGATGTATCTAAAAATAGCTTTTTCCTTTCACAGAAACGATATAAATCAGGAATTGATACTTATTTAAATGCCTTAAGCTCACAAAGAAATTTATATAATGTAGAACAAAACTTAATATCTTTGCGTTTAACTAAAATCAATAATCGTGTAACTTTATATAGAGTTTTAGCAAATGATGATAAATAA
- a CDS encoding efflux RND transporter permease subunit has protein sequence MGAFFINRPIFAWVISIVIMLGGLGSIFNLPVAQYPDIAPPTIRIATTYTGASAQTVENSVTQLLEQQLTGLDGLLYFSSSSDSSGKVSINVSFEQGTDPDTAQVQVQNKISQVTTRLPNTVQEQGVNVTKSQTDYLMIAALYDETDKATASDISDYLVSNIQDTVARVEGVGSIRVFGSQYAMRIWLDPSKLLSYKLMPSDIATAIKTQNVQVSAGDIGAMPTLPNQQLNATVTAESKLQTPQQFKNIIIKHDTNGALVRLSDVARVEIGNEIYKNITRLNGHPASGLAVMLSSGANALNTAKRVREVLTSLQHNMPDGYKIAYPVDSTKFISISINEVVKTLIEAIILVVLVVFLFLQSWRATIIPAIAVPVVLLGTFGVLQIFGYSINTLTMFGMVLSIGLLVDDAIVVIENVERIMREKGASAHDATVESMKEVSTVLIGIAVVLSAVFLPMAFFSGSTGVIYRQFSITIVSSMILSVIVALTLTPALCASLLNSNHLDKDTGFFHWFNNTFESITKKYEKRVFNVLIKPKRWMFLYLIIIVAMSYLTYKLPTSFLPLEDQGKVMAQISLPEGASIKRTDEIAKKVEDYFLNKEKDNVESIFTISGFNFSGSGQNAGMAFLSLKDWDERKDSAGTIVNRTNRELSTTRDASIFALNPPSIRGLGNTNGFTFQLQASAGTNRETLKQMRDTLLDNAAKDTLLTRVRLGSMSETPQLHINIDHEKAVSLGLNLSDINSTLNAAWAGSYVNDFIDRGRVKKVYIQGDAAFRSAPDDLYKWYIRSNDNESMTPFSTFATTKWTYGPESLSRYNGLASYEIQGSGSQGVSSGIAMEEMSKLAKELPKGSSFSWSGLSYQEYLSSGQSALLYSISILVVFLCLAALYESWSIPFSVLLVIPLGIIGAVTITSIRGLDNDVYFQVALLTVIGLSSKNAILIVEFVEVAYKEGRSLIDAAVEGARLRFRPILMTSLAFVVGVLPLAVSTGAGANSRIAIGTGIVGGTLSATILGVFMIPLFYVLISSIFRRNKKANAKTIEKGENQ, from the coding sequence ATGGGAGCTTTTTTTATAAATAGACCCATTTTTGCTTGGGTTATTTCAATCGTAATAATGTTAGGTGGATTAGGTTCTATTTTCAATTTACCTGTTGCCCAATATCCCGATATTGCTCCACCTACAATTAGAATTGCTACTACATATACAGGTGCTTCTGCCCAAACTGTTGAAAATAGTGTTACTCAATTATTAGAACAACAATTAACAGGATTAGATGGTTTATTATATTTTTCCTCTTCAAGTGATTCGTCAGGAAAAGTATCTATAAATGTATCTTTTGAACAAGGAACAGACCCAGATACTGCGCAAGTTCAAGTTCAAAATAAAATTTCTCAAGTAACAACTAGATTACCCAATACTGTTCAAGAACAAGGGGTTAATGTTACAAAATCGCAAACAGATTACTTGATGATTGCTGCACTATATGATGAAACAGACAAAGCAACAGCTTCTGATATTTCTGATTATTTAGTAAGTAACATACAAGATACTGTTGCAAGAGTAGAAGGAGTTGGGAGTATTAGAGTTTTTGGTTCTCAATATGCTATGCGTATTTGGTTGGACCCTTCAAAACTTTTATCATACAAACTTATGCCCTCAGACATAGCAACAGCTATTAAAACTCAAAATGTTCAGGTTTCAGCAGGAGATATTGGAGCAATGCCTACCTTGCCTAACCAACAATTAAATGCAACTGTAACTGCTGAATCAAAATTACAAACTCCCCAACAATTTAAAAATATCATTATAAAGCATGATACAAATGGTGCTTTAGTTCGTCTTTCTGATGTAGCAAGGGTAGAAATAGGAAATGAAATATACAAAAACATAACAAGATTAAATGGACATCCTGCATCAGGACTTGCTGTTATGCTATCATCAGGAGCAAATGCACTTAATACTGCAAAAAGAGTTCGAGAGGTACTTACTTCATTACAACATAATATGCCAGATGGTTATAAAATTGCTTATCCAGTTGATAGCACTAAATTTATTAGTATCTCTATAAATGAAGTTGTAAAGACTTTAATAGAAGCAATAATACTTGTAGTTCTTGTAGTTTTTCTCTTTTTACAAAGTTGGAGAGCTACTATTATACCAGCAATCGCTGTTCCTGTTGTACTTTTAGGTACATTTGGGGTTCTTCAAATTTTTGGGTATTCAATAAATACTTTGACAATGTTTGGAATGGTTTTATCCATTGGTTTACTTGTTGATGATGCTATTGTTGTAATTGAAAATGTTGAGAGAATCATGAGAGAAAAAGGTGCTTCTGCCCATGATGCTACAGTTGAATCAATGAAAGAAGTAAGTACTGTATTAATAGGTATTGCTGTTGTTCTTTCTGCTGTATTCTTACCTATGGCATTTTTTAGTGGTTCAACGGGTGTTATTTATCGACAATTTTCTATTACAATAGTCTCTTCTATGATTTTATCAGTTATTGTTGCTTTAACTTTGACACCAGCTTTATGTGCTTCATTGTTAAATTCAAATCATTTAGATAAAGATACAGGTTTTTTCCATTGGTTTAATAATACTTTTGAATCCATTACTAAAAAATATGAAAAAAGAGTTTTTAATGTATTAATAAAACCAAAAAGATGGATGTTTTTATATCTAATAATTATAGTAGCAATGTCGTATTTAACATATAAACTTCCTACTAGCTTTTTACCCTTAGAGGATCAAGGTAAAGTAATGGCTCAAATTTCATTACCAGAAGGTGCTTCAATAAAAAGAACTGATGAAATAGCAAAAAAAGTAGAAGATTATTTTTTGAATAAAGAAAAAGATAATGTAGAATCTATTTTTACTATCTCAGGATTTAACTTTAGTGGAAGTGGTCAAAATGCAGGGATGGCTTTTCTTTCTTTAAAAGATTGGGATGAAAGAAAAGATAGTGCAGGTACAATAGTAAATCGTACCAATCGAGAACTATCGACAACTAGAGATGCTAGCATCTTTGCTTTAAATCCTCCTTCAATAAGAGGATTAGGGAATACCAATGGTTTTACGTTTCAACTTCAAGCAAGTGCGGGGACAAATAGAGAGACATTAAAACAAATGAGAGATACTTTATTAGATAATGCTGCAAAAGATACTCTTCTAACTAGAGTTAGATTAGGAAGTATGTCTGAAACTCCACAACTACACATTAACATCGATCATGAAAAAGCAGTTTCTTTGGGGCTTAATTTATCAGATATTAATTCCACTTTAAATGCAGCATGGGCAGGAAGTTATGTAAATGACTTTATTGATAGAGGTCGAGTGAAAAAAGTATACATCCAAGGTGATGCAGCCTTTCGTTCTGCCCCAGATGATCTTTACAAATGGTATATAAGAAGTAATGATAATGAAAGTATGACTCCTTTTTCAACTTTTGCAACAACAAAATGGACTTATGGACCTGAGAGTTTATCAAGATATAATGGTTTAGCTTCTTATGAGATACAAGGGTCAGGTTCGCAAGGAGTAAGTTCAGGAATTGCTATGGAAGAGATGTCAAAATTAGCTAAAGAACTTCCTAAAGGTTCTAGTTTTTCTTGGAGTGGATTATCTTATCAAGAGTACCTTTCAAGTGGGCAAAGTGCACTTTTATATTCAATATCTATTTTAGTTGTTTTCTTATGCCTTGCCGCACTTTATGAGAGTTGGTCTATTCCTTTTTCTGTTTTATTAGTTATTCCATTAGGAATAATTGGGGCTGTTACAATTACCTCTATTAGAGGATTAGATAATGATGTTTATTTTCAAGTTGCCCTACTAACTGTAATTGGATTATCCTCTAAAAATGCAATTTTGATTGTAGAGTTTGTGGAAGTTGCATATAAAGAGGGGCGTTCATTAATAGATGCAGCAGTAGAAGGGGCAAGATTAAGATTTAGACCTATTTTAATGACATCATTAGCCTTTGTTGTTGGAGTTTTACCACTTGCTGTTTCAACTGGTGCTGGTGCAAATAGTAGAATAGCAATAGGAACAGGAATTGTAGGAGGAACTCTTAGCGCTACAATTCTTGGAGTATTTATGATTCCATTATTTTATGTTTTAATAAGTTCAATATTTAGAAGAAATAAAAAAGCAAATGCAAAAACAATTGAAAAAGGAGAAAATCAATGA
- a CDS encoding efflux RND transporter periplasmic adaptor subunit yields the protein MNNYKTRNYLFVSVLTLVIIFNGCTEQNEKKSPTKRVTEVGTYTINEKEITLQKELPGRTVIALNSEIRPQIDGIIEHQLFKEGSTVKKGDVLYKVVSSSYKATYNQTKAAYENVLANVKAAKLKDERYEDLLKIDGVSKQDYEDAHVAYLQALASVEEKKAAMQSAKIDLEYTQIKSPISGHIGISTVTEGALVTAQQTTALATVRSLDPIYVDFTQSSVQMLNLRKFLKQKDIKAASETVSLKLEDGSIYENQGKFKLQELTVDEATGSVTLRAQFPNPKNILLPGMYVNIIVNEAINTKAILVPQQGVTFDPKGNATAMVVNKNNKVEQKKIVIDRAIKDYWLIKDGFNVGDHLIVEGLNKIKVGDEVKDIDLSSKFIFNSSKII from the coding sequence TTGAATAATTATAAAACAAGAAATTACTTATTTGTTAGTGTACTTACATTAGTCATTATTTTTAATGGATGTACAGAACAAAATGAAAAGAAATCACCTACTAAAAGAGTAACAGAAGTTGGAACTTATACAATAAATGAAAAAGAAATTACACTACAAAAAGAACTTCCAGGAAGAACGGTTATTGCTTTAAACTCAGAAATTCGTCCTCAAATTGATGGAATAATTGAGCATCAACTATTTAAAGAAGGTTCAACTGTAAAAAAAGGTGATGTTTTATATAAAGTAGTTTCATCAAGTTATAAAGCAACATATAATCAAACAAAAGCAGCATATGAAAATGTCTTAGCAAATGTTAAAGCAGCAAAACTAAAAGATGAAAGATACGAAGACTTATTGAAAATTGATGGTGTTTCAAAACAAGATTATGAAGATGCACATGTTGCATATTTACAAGCATTAGCAAGCGTTGAAGAGAAAAAAGCTGCAATGCAAAGTGCTAAAATTGATTTAGAATATACACAAATAAAATCTCCTATTTCTGGACATATTGGTATATCAACGGTAACAGAGGGTGCTCTTGTTACAGCACAACAAACAACTGCCTTAGCTACTGTTAGATCACTTGATCCTATTTATGTTGATTTTACTCAATCAAGTGTCCAAATGCTAAATTTACGAAAATTTTTAAAACAAAAAGATATAAAAGCAGCAAGTGAAACAGTAAGTTTAAAACTTGAAGATGGCTCAATATATGAGAATCAAGGGAAATTTAAACTGCAAGAATTGACAGTAGATGAAGCAACTGGTTCTGTTACTCTAAGAGCACAATTTCCAAATCCAAAAAATATATTATTACCAGGAATGTATGTAAATATTATAGTTAACGAAGCTATTAATACAAAAGCTATTTTAGTACCGCAACAAGGTGTAACTTTTGATCCAAAAGGAAATGCTACAGCAATGGTAGTAAATAAAAATAATAAAGTTGAACAAAAGAAAATAGTAATTGATAGAGCGATTAAAGATTATTGGTTAATAAAAGATGGATTTAATGTAGGTGATCATTTGATTGTTGAAGGTTTAAATAAAATCAAAGTCGGTGATGAAGTTAAAGATATAGATTTATCATCAAAATTTATATTTAATAGTTCTAAAATAATCTAA
- a CDS encoding NAD(P)/FAD-dependent oxidoreductase, which produces MKIAIIGAGAAGIIAAITAKRLNKNIKIDLFDNNNAIGKKILASGNGRCNISNTQARVENFIGEKPEFTRYALKEFDYKAFEKFCKSIGLLLDIKETNKVYPLSNEAKSVVSLLENELENLGINLILETKVIDIKKQENKFTVKSTHNEFKDYDKVLISSGLGAAPQLNATEEGMNIAQNFGHTYNLTYPSLVGLHTDFEQASRIQGVKKEANVSLYLDGKKECEIYGDVLFTKYGLSGFAILDISQHAVYPLSLYQDVQVSINLFPNISRNELLGQIENLFKTLPNSNAVLLLTGIVSNKLSPVICQINGIDKEVKAKDINAKQIRSIINTLTNWRFKITDTQGFKHAEASGGGVRTDEVDNKTFESKKVEGLYLAGEVLDIVGNRGGYNLHFAWASGYLAGISLAKK; this is translated from the coding sequence TTGAAAATAGCAATAATAGGAGCAGGGGCAGCAGGAATAATAGCAGCCATTACTGCCAAAAGATTAAATAAAAATATAAAAATAGACCTCTTTGATAACAATAACGCAATAGGTAAAAAAATACTGGCAAGTGGAAATGGAAGATGTAATATCTCAAATACCCAAGCAAGAGTAGAAAACTTCATAGGTGAAAAACCAGAGTTTACAAGATATGCCTTAAAAGAGTTTGACTATAAAGCCTTTGAAAAGTTTTGTAAAAGTATTGGCTTGTTACTAGATATAAAAGAGACAAACAAAGTATATCCACTATCAAATGAAGCAAAATCAGTAGTAAGCCTATTAGAAAATGAACTTGAAAATCTAGGAATAAACCTAATCCTAGAGACAAAAGTAATAGACATAAAAAAACAAGAAAATAAATTCACAGTAAAAAGTACACACAATGAGTTTAAAGATTATGACAAAGTACTTATAAGCTCAGGGCTAGGAGCAGCACCCCAACTAAATGCCACAGAAGAGGGTATGAACATAGCTCAAAATTTCGGACACACATATAACCTAACTTACCCCTCACTTGTAGGACTTCACACAGATTTTGAGCAAGCTTCAAGAATACAAGGAGTAAAAAAAGAGGCAAATGTCTCTTTATACTTAGATGGAAAAAAAGAGTGTGAAATATACGGTGATGTACTTTTCACAAAATACGGCTTATCAGGATTTGCTATTCTGGATATTTCACAACATGCAGTATATCCGCTAAGCCTTTACCAAGATGTTCAAGTTTCAATAAATCTTTTCCCAAATATAAGCCGAAATGAACTTTTAGGACAAATAGAAAATCTATTTAAAACCTTACCAAACTCAAATGCAGTTTTACTACTAACAGGAATAGTATCAAATAAGCTCTCTCCAGTAATATGTCAAATAAATGGCATAGACAAAGAGGTAAAAGCAAAAGATATAAATGCCAAACAAATAAGAAGTATAATAAATACTCTCACAAACTGGAGATTTAAAATCACAGACACCCAAGGTTTCAAACACGCAGAAGCAAGTGGTGGAGGAGTGAGAACCGATGAGGTGGATAATAAAACTTTTGAGAGTAAGAAAGTGGAAGGGTTGTATTTAGCAGGAGAGGTGCTGGATATAGTGGGAAACAGAGGTGGATATAACTTGCATTTTGCATGGGCGTCAGGCTACTTAGCAGGCATCAGCCTTGCTAAAAAATAA
- the dcm gene encoding DNA (cytosine-5-)-methyltransferase: protein MNMNTTKQIHVKLDEDVKIKLKIKCAKLDTTIQEHITDLVLNDLKKDEDDKKEKHKFKFIDLFSGVGGLRIPFDELGGECVLSSEIDKYAKMTYQAYFGDMPKGDIAQIKPCEIEEFDILVGGFPCQPFSLAGHRKGFTDTRGTLFFEIEKILRCKMPKAFLLENVKGLKGHDKGNTYKVIKESLESMGYFVTEKILAARDFGLPQNRERIYIVGFLDERHYEKFEYPNKLNVETKLGNILEKIVDDKYTISDKLWAGHQRRKIEHKKKGNGFGYGLFNHDSEYTNTISARYYKDGSEILIEQINKNPRKLTPLEAAKLQGFPPEIVEKAKKAGVSDTQLYRQFGNAVPVNVVREVAKKIYEVIYNN from the coding sequence ATGAATATGAATACTACAAAACAAATACATGTAAAATTAGATGAAGATGTAAAAATAAAGTTAAAAATTAAATGTGCAAAATTAGATACAACAATTCAAGAGCATATAACAGATTTAGTTTTAAATGATTTGAAAAAAGATGAAGATGATAAAAAAGAAAAACATAAATTTAAATTTATTGATTTATTTTCTGGAGTTGGTGGATTAAGAATACCATTTGATGAATTGGGTGGAGAATGTGTATTAAGTTCTGAAATAGACAAATATGCAAAAATGACTTATCAAGCTTATTTTGGTGACATGCCTAAAGGGGATATTGCACAAATTAAACCGTGTGAAATAGAAGAGTTTGATATATTAGTTGGCGGGTTTCCTTGTCAACCATTTAGTTTAGCTGGACATAGAAAAGGCTTTACAGATACAAGAGGAACTCTTTTCTTTGAGATTGAAAAAATTTTACGATGTAAAATGCCTAAAGCCTTTTTACTTGAAAATGTAAAAGGACTAAAAGGGCATGATAAAGGTAATACTTATAAGGTTATAAAAGAATCTTTAGAGTCTATGGGATACTTTGTGACAGAAAAAATATTAGCAGCAAGAGATTTTGGTTTACCTCAAAATAGAGAAAGAATTTATATAGTTGGTTTTTTAGATGAAAGACATTATGAAAAATTTGAATATCCTAATAAATTAAATGTCGAAACAAAACTAGGAAATATTTTAGAAAAAATAGTTGATGATAAGTATACAATTTCTGATAAATTATGGGCTGGGCATCAAAGAAGAAAAATAGAGCATAAGAAAAAAGGAAATGGATTTGGATATGGATTATTTAATCATGATTCAGAGTATACAAATACAATTTCAGCTCGATATTACAAAGATGGTTCTGAAATTTTAATTGAGCAAATAAATAAAAATCCTAGAAAGCTAACTCCTTTAGAAGCAGCTAAGTTACAAGGTTTTCCTCCTGAAATAGTAGAAAAAGCAAAAAAAGCTGGAGTATCAGATACTCAATTATATAGACAGTTTGGAAATGCTGTTCCAGTTAATGTTGTTAGAGAAGTTGCAAAAAAGATATATGAAGTGATATATAATAATTAA
- a CDS encoding HepT-like ribonuclease domain-containing protein — protein sequence MEEALKNLNKREEEFLLKVADKTYWSRIIKTRDFISLHYVDIDAETVFDICSNELEEIERKILEVKNNN from the coding sequence ATTGAAGAGGCATTAAAAAATCTTAATAAAAGAGAAGAGGAATTTCTTTTAAAAGTTGCAGATAAAACTTATTGGAGTAGAATCATTAAAACAAGAGATTTTATTTCTCTTCATTATGTTGATATTGATGCAGAAACAGTTTTTGATATTTGTTCTAATGAACTAGAAGAGATAGAAAGAAAGATTTTAGAAGTTAAAAATAATAATTAA
- a CDS encoding lysophospholipid acyltransferase family protein, with product MNFKQISIAIYATYLTNKYGFKLKKVKNSQEIFDLRLEYAQELLGKLNISVEVINKEKLPLDGQYLVVSNHRSIIDPLIIELALKNSNINGFWVAKKELYNSFFFGTFTRNAGTVLLDRDASNMAPFFKDTKKIVKEGHSIFIFPEGTRNKENTPLSSFKEGSRIIALKNRLPILPLYIKSNANEVLEEAINNRTKGLRVQIEIGDIIDYKDKTALEENYRKQFIKE from the coding sequence TTGAATTTCAAACAAATAAGCATAGCTATTTATGCCACATACCTTACAAATAAATATGGATTTAAACTAAAAAAAGTAAAAAACTCTCAAGAAATATTTGATTTACGACTTGAATATGCCCAAGAATTATTAGGAAAATTAAATATAAGCGTTGAAGTAATAAATAAAGAAAAACTGCCACTTGATGGGCAGTATTTAGTGGTCTCAAATCATAGAAGTATTATTGACCCTTTGATTATTGAACTTGCTTTAAAAAATAGCAATATCAATGGCTTTTGGGTAGCAAAAAAAGAGTTATATAACTCTTTCTTCTTTGGAACATTTACACGAAATGCTGGTACAGTCTTATTAGATAGGGACGCTTCAAATATGGCACCATTTTTTAAAGATACTAAAAAAATAGTAAAAGAGGGACACTCTATTTTTATCTTCCCCGAGGGAACTAGAAATAAAGAAAATACCCCTTTGTCCTCTTTTAAAGAAGGTTCTAGAATAATTGCTTTAAAAAATAGATTGCCTATCTTGCCTTTGTATATAAAATCAAATGCAAATGAGGTTTTAGAAGAGGCTATTAACAATAGAACAAAAGGTTTGAGAGTTCAGATTGAAATTGGTGATATAATTGATTATAAAGATAAGACCGCTTTAGAAGAAAATTATAGAAAACAGTTTATAAAAGAGTAG